The Takifugu flavidus isolate HTHZ2018 chromosome 21, ASM371156v2, whole genome shotgun sequence genome has a window encoding:
- the LOC130518129 gene encoding sodium-dependent neutral amino acid transporter B(0)AT1-like, with product MGRFSFKIPNPGLDERIPSHSDLERMEKEEAGDRPKWDNKAQYMLTCVGFCVGLGNVWRFPYLCQSHGGGAFMIPFLILLVLEGIPLLHLEFAIGQRLRKGSTGVWRSISPYLTGIGIASLFVSFLVGMYYNTIMAWIMWYLFNSFQDPLPWSQCPLNQNRTGLVEECARSSTVDYFWYRETLNTSTAIDESGGLQWWIVLALVAAWTLLYVCCIRGIETSGKAVYITSTLPYLVLTIFLVRGLTLKGSLEGLKFLFTPKVEELINPSTWLDAGAQVFYSFSLAFGGLISFSSYNSIHNNCEQDAVLISIINGCTSVYSATVIYSIIGFRATQNFDDCMADNILKVINTFNYPEGSITESNYDEVLGKLNATNPVAFQQLGLGECDMEKFLSEGVEGTGLAFIVFTEAIIKMPVSPLWAVLFFVMLFCLGLSTMFGNIEGVVVPLQDLNLLPRSWPKEVFCGITCLVSFLFGLIFAMRSGNYWLALFDNFAGSIPLLIIGFSEMVSVVYIYGIDRFNEDIEFMIGHKPNIFWQVTWRVISPLIMIFILVFYFVTQVTKSLTYLVWDQEAENFPALDTRPYPTWINAIIFILAGIPSLAIPGFALYKFIQRRCCKRNSTKKNKLDTVSAKVQMDEKIKF from the exons ATGGGGAGATTTTCATTCAAGATCCCAAACCCGGGTCTGGATGAGCGGATCCCCTCTCACTCCGACctggagaggatggagaaggaggaggcggGCGACAGGCCCAAATGGGACAACAAAGCCCAGTATATGCTCACCTGCGTGGGCTTCTGCGTGGGACTAGGCAATGTGTGGAGGTTCCCGTACCTGTGTCAAAGCCATGGAGGAG GTGCGTTTATGATCCCTTTCCTAATCCTGCTGGTCTTGGAGGGAATCCCGCTGCTGCACCTGGAGTTCGCCATCGGTCAGCGTCTGAGGAAAGGCAGCACGGGCGTGTGGAGGTCCATCAGTCCATACCTGACAGGAATTG GCATTGCATCCCTGTTCGTCTCATTTCTGGTGGGCATGTACTACAACACCATCATGGCCTGGATCATGTGGTATCTCTTCAATTCCTTCCAAGACCCCCTACCTTGGAGCCAGTGTCCCCTCAATCAGAACAGGACAG GCCTGGTGGAAGAATGTGCTCGGAGCAGCACTGTCGACTACTTCTGGTACAGAGAGACCCTCAACACGTCCACTGCCATCGACGAGTCGGGGGGTCTACAGTGGTGGATCGTGCTGGCGCTCGTGGCTGCGTGGACTCTGCTTTATGTTTGCTGCATCCGCGGGATCGAGACATCTGGAAAG GCTGTGTACATTACCTCCACCCTGCCCTACCTGGTCCTCACCATTTTCCTTGTCAGAGGACTGACTCTGAAAGGATCACTTGAAGGCCTTAAGTTCCTCTTCACGCCAAAA GTAGAAGAGTTAATAAATCCCTCAACCTGGTTGGATGCAGGAGCGCAGGTGTTCTATTCCTTCTCTTTGGCTTTCGGAGGCCTGATCTCGTTCTCCAGTTACAACTCTATCCA CAACAACTGCGAGCAGGATGCCGTCCTCATATCCATCATCAACGGCTGCACCTCAGTGTACTCGGCGACAGTTATCTACTCTATCATCGGCTTCAGGGCCACGCAGAACTTTGACGACTGCATGGCAGA CAACATCCTAAAGGTGATAAATACCTTCAACTATCCAGAAGGCAGCATCACAGAAAGCAACTACGATGAGGTTCTCGGCAAACTGAACGCAACAAACCCAGTTGCTTTTCAACAGCTGGGCCTAGGTGAATGCGACATGGAGAAATTCCTCAGCGAA GGTGTGGAGGGGACGGGCCTGGCCTTCATCGTGTTCACAGAAGCCATCATCAAGATGcccgtctctcctctctggGCCGTCCTGTTCTTCGTCATGCTCTTCTGCCTCGGACTCTCCACTATGTTCGGCAACATTGAGGGAGTAGTGGTTCCCTTACAGGACCTCAATTTGTTGCCCCGATCATGGCCCAAAGAAGTTTTCTGTG GTATCACCTGTTTGGTGTCCTTTTTATTTGGGCTCATATTCGCCATGCGCTCAGGAAACTACTGGCTAGCGCTTTTTGACAACTTTGCCGGTTCTATTCCTCTTCTGATTATCGGCTTCTCTGAAATGGTTTCTGTCGTTTACATCTACGGTATAGACAG GTTTAACGAAGATATTGAGTTTATGATTGGCCACAAGCCCAATATTTTCTGGCAGGTGACTTGGAGGGTGATTAGTCCACTTATCATGATCTTCATCCTGGTTTTCTACTTTGTAACCCAAGTCACCAAGAGTCTGACTTATTTGGTGTGGGACCAAGAGGCG GAGAATTTCCCTGCCCTCGATACACGTCCGTATCCCACCTGGATTAATGCCATCATCTTCATTCTGGCTGGGATCCCCAGTTTAGCCATCCCAGGATTTGCACTCTACAAATTTATTCAGAGGAGATGCTGCAAACGGAACAGCACCAAAAAGAATAAACTGGATACTGTCTCTGCCAAAGTACAAATGGATGAAAAAATTAAGTTTTAG
- the LOC130518131 gene encoding sodium-dependent neutral amino acid transporter B(0)AT1-like — translation MRLVLPNPGLDLRIPNHDDLDRMEKEDAGNRPKWDNKIQYILTCIGFCIGLGNVWRFPYLCQTHGGGAFLIPYLILLVLEGMPLLLLEFAIGQRLRKGSVGVWRTISPYLTGIGIASMLVSLLVGLYYNTLIAWILWYLFNSFQDPLPWNHCPLNDNRTGFVSECQQSTTVDYFFYRVTLKSTTSIEDSGGINWPIVACLFAAWSLVAICCMRGISTSGKAVYVTAILPYIVLGIFLIRGLTLKGAMSGIEFLFVPDVTELSNPTTWLDAGAQVFYAFGLAWGGLISFSSYNSVHNNCVKDAIILSVVTGFTSVYAAMVTYSIIGFRATEKYDNCIDNNIVRLLNAFSLPEGSITADNYETAFKHLNSSSHDIVLGLDIEKCNMQRLLSEGVEGTGLAFIVFTEAITKMPGSPIWSVLFFVMLLCLGLSTLFGNIEGVVVPLKDLNVFPKKWPHEVLTGITCLAAFIITLLFAQNSGLYWVTLFDTFAGSIPLLTIGLFEMIAVVYIYGIDRFNEDIKFMVGKKPSIFWQITWRFISPLIVLVILVFYLVTQAQKKLTYLVWDPESENFPSLASVPYPTWTYIIVFILAGVPSLMTPLYASCRLILVRCRRKSSQHPAKN, via the exons ATGAGACTGGTACTTCCTAACCCAGGGCTGGACCTGCGAATCCCAAATCACGATGATTTGGACAGGATGGAGAAAGAAGATGCGGGCAACAGACCGAAGTGGGACAACAAAATTCAGTACATCTTAACCTGCATTGGCTTCTGCATCGGGCTCGGAAACGTGTGGCGATTCCCATACTTGTGCCAAACTCATGGCGGAG GTGCCTTCTTGATTCCCTACCTgatcctgctggtgctggaaggaatgcctctcctgctgctggagtttgCCATTGGCCAACGTCTCAGGAAAGGCAGCGTGGGGGTGTGGAGGACCATCAGCCCTTACCTGACCGGCATCG GTATCGCCTCCATGTTGGTGTCACTTTTGGTCGGACTGTACTACAACACATTAATAGCCTGGATCCTGTGGTATCTCTTTAATTCCTTTCAAGACCCACTACCATGGAATCACTGTCCTCTAAATGACAATAGGACAG GGTTTGTGTCAGAGTGTCAACAGAGCACCACGGTGGATTACTTCTTTTATAGAGTGACACTAAAGAGTACGACCTCCATAGAGGACTCTGGAGGGATCAACTGGCCGATAGTTGCCTGCTTGTTTGCCGCCTGGTCACTCGTTGCTATCTGCTGCATGAGAGGCATCAGCACCTCAGGCAAG GCTGTGTACGTCACCGCTATCCTGCCTTACATAGTGCTCGGCATCTTTCTGATCCGTGGGCTGACACTGAAAGGTGCAATGAGTGGGATCGAATTCCTCTTCGTGCCAGAt GTGACTGAGTTAAGCAACCCAACTACATGGCTGGATGCCGGCGCTCAGGTGTTCTATGCTTTTGGGTTGGCGTGGGGAGGCCTGATCTCCTTCTCAAGCTACAATTCTGTTCA CAACAACTGTGTCAAAGATGCAATAATCCTGTCTGTGGTCACCGGCTTCACCTCAGTCTACGCTGCCATGGTCACGTACTCCATCATTGGTTTCAGAGCCACTGAGAAATATGACAACTGCATCGACAA taaCATCGTGAGATTATTAAACGCCTTCAGCCTCCCTGAAGGCAGCATCACTGCAGACAACTATGAAACAGCCTTCAAGCATCTGAACAGCTCCTCTCATGACATCGTGCTTGGACTGGACATAGAAAAGTGCAACATGCAGAGGCTTCTCAGTGAG GGAGTGGAGGGAACGGGTCTGGCCTTCATCGTCTTTACAGAAGCCATTACCAAGATGCCCGGATCCCCGATCTGGTCTGTCCTCTTCTTCGTTATGCTGCTCTGTTTAGGACTCTCAACCCTGTTCGGCAACATTGAAGGAGTGGTGGTCCCGCTCAAAGACCTGAACGTCTTTCCTAAAAAATGGCCACACGAAGTGCTGACTG gaataACATGTTTGGCTGCTTTCATCATCACCCTCCTGTTTGCACAGAACTCAGGTCTTTATTGGGTGACTCTGTTCGACACCTTTGCTGGATCCATCCCCCTTCTGACCATTGGGCTGTTTGAGATGATAGCTGTTGTTTACATCTATGGCATAGATAG GTTCAATGAGGACATAAAGTTCATGGTCGGAAAGAAACCCTCCATTTTCTGGCAGATTACATGGAGATTTATCAGTCCTCTAATTGTTTTGGTTATTTTAGTTTTCTACCTGGTGACACAAGCTCAGAAAAAACTCACGTATTTGGTCTGGGACCCCGAGTCT GAGAATTTCCCATCTCTGGCATCAGTGCCCTACCCCACATGGACATATATCATCGTCTTTATTTTAGCAGGGGTCCCCAGTTTGATGACGCCTCTGTATGCATCATGTCGGCTGATATTGGTTCGATGCCGGAGGAAATCTAGTCAGCATCCAGCAAAGAATTGA